A single region of the Lacerta agilis isolate rLacAgi1 chromosome 9, rLacAgi1.pri, whole genome shotgun sequence genome encodes:
- the DYNLRB2 gene encoding dynein light chain roadblock-type 2 → MAEVEETLKRIQSHKGVIGTIVVNAEGIPIRTTLDNSTTVQYAGLLHQLTMKAKSTVRDIDPQNDLTFLRIRSKKHEIMVAPDKEYLLIVIQNPCE, encoded by the exons GCAGAGGTAGAAGAAACTTTAAAGAGGATCCAGTCACATAAAGGAGTTATTGGAACTATTGTCGTAAATGCAGAAG GCATCCCAATCAGAACCACACTCGACAACTCAACTACAGTACAATACGCAGGTCTCCTTCATCAGCTCACAATGAAAGCAAAAAGCACAGTGAGAGATATCGATCCCCAGAATGATCTAACCTTTCTCAGGATTAGATCAAAGAAACATGAAATCATGGTTGCTCCAG ATAAGGAATATCTTCTGATCGTTATCCAAAATCCTTGCGAATAG